From one Tsukamurella tyrosinosolvens genomic stretch:
- the ccsB gene encoding c-type cytochrome biogenesis protein CcsB, translated as MGTETNVDLANFADVLFTSATGIYALALVLMVIELATSRVDATAARDRKRELVAAGGGPIATDSTPGRVLDDGPRRTKSERIGRMGYALVVAGLLVHVTSIVLRGVATGRMPWGNMYEFMSIMCAGAVLASLVLLRKPEARPILGFVLVPILIFMFVAEGVLYTTAGPVVPSLKSYWLAIHVSIVSIGAGIFLVSGVASLLYLIRRRFELPDGSVTVTSGVGGRLLQAIPSTQVLDRVAYGTVIVAFPLFSAGVICGAVWAEAAWGRPWGWDPKETTSFIAWVLYAAYLHARATSVWRKAAPYLNLLGFAVIVFNLFIINYFATGSLHSYAG; from the coding sequence ATGGGAACCGAGACCAACGTCGACCTGGCGAACTTCGCCGACGTGCTGTTCACCAGCGCGACAGGGATCTACGCGCTCGCGCTGGTCCTGATGGTCATCGAGCTCGCGACGTCGCGCGTGGACGCGACCGCCGCCCGCGACCGCAAGCGGGAGCTCGTCGCCGCAGGCGGCGGCCCGATCGCCACCGACTCCACCCCGGGCCGGGTCCTCGACGACGGCCCCCGTCGCACGAAGTCCGAGCGGATCGGCCGCATGGGCTACGCCCTCGTGGTCGCGGGGCTGCTCGTGCACGTCACCTCGATCGTGCTGCGCGGCGTCGCCACGGGCCGCATGCCCTGGGGCAACATGTACGAGTTCATGTCGATCATGTGCGCGGGCGCGGTCCTCGCCTCGCTGGTGCTGCTGCGCAAGCCCGAGGCCCGCCCGATCCTCGGCTTCGTGCTCGTCCCGATCCTGATCTTCATGTTCGTCGCCGAGGGCGTGCTGTACACGACCGCCGGTCCCGTGGTGCCCTCCCTGAAGTCGTACTGGCTCGCGATCCACGTCTCGATCGTGTCGATCGGTGCCGGCATCTTCCTGGTGTCCGGCGTCGCCAGCCTGCTGTACCTGATCCGCCGCCGGTTCGAGCTGCCCGACGGTTCCGTCACCGTCACCTCCGGTGTCGGCGGGCGGCTGCTGCAGGCCATCCCGTCCACGCAGGTGCTCGACCGCGTGGCGTACGGCACCGTGATCGTCGCGTTCCCCCTGTTCAGCGCGGGCGTCATCTGCGGCGCGGTCTGGGCCGAGGCGGCGTGGGGCCGGCCCTGGGGCTGGGACCCGAAGGAGACCACCTCGTTCATCGCGTGGGTCCTCTACGCCGCGTACCTGCACGCGCGCGCGACGTCGGTGTGGCGCAAGGCCGCGCCCTACCTGAACCTGCTCGGCTTCGCCGTGATCGTCTTCAACCTGTTCATCATCAACTACTTCGCGACGGGCAGCCTGCACTCCTACGCAGGCTGA
- a CDS encoding BldC family transcriptional regulator, which yields MTPGQVAALFNVNPKTVTRWAGAGLLGSVRTPGGHRRFRASEVFALLNQNTTA from the coding sequence ATGACCCCAGGCCAGGTGGCCGCGTTGTTCAACGTGAACCCCAAGACGGTCACCCGGTGGGCCGGTGCGGGCCTCCTCGGCTCCGTCCGGACGCCCGGCGGGCACCGTCGCTTCCGCGCATCGGAAGTCTTTGCTTTGCTGAACCAGAACACCACGGCGTAG
- a CDS encoding DUF4229 domain-containing protein, giving the protein MTDTGAAKKALARDIFFYTLFRLGLVVAVFAVLYGIGYLVLDEVPPVPVFLFALVVSLPLSMVLGKKLRTRVNESAAVIDEARKAKRDDFRRRLQGVDE; this is encoded by the coding sequence ATGACCGATACGGGTGCGGCCAAGAAGGCCCTGGCTCGCGACATTTTTTTCTATACGCTGTTCCGCCTGGGACTCGTCGTCGCCGTCTTCGCGGTGCTCTACGGGATCGGGTACCTCGTCCTCGACGAGGTGCCGCCCGTTCCCGTCTTCCTCTTCGCGCTCGTGGTCTCGCTGCCGCTGTCGATGGTGCTCGGTAAGAAGCTCCGCACGCGCGTCAACGAGAGCGCCGCCGTGATCGACGAGGCGCGCAAGGCGAAGCGCGACGACTTCCGGCGGCGGCTGCAGGGCGTGGACGAGTGA